The segment GCAATGCGCAAACGTGTCGAAACTCATGCTGGAAACGCATTGAAACATCCACGCGAGTGTGTTAACTCATGCACGCAGACATGCCTAATAACATTATCTGCGTAAAGTCAATGAAAGTAAATGTTATAGCTAGGCTACATATAACGTCTATGTGAAAACAGTCAAACATGCACTCACAGAAAATACACGCAAATCTACCTGCTGACATGTTCTGATAGACATTTTGAAATAGTCTATAATAAAACCGATTTGTACCTTAAATCCCTGAACTAAAATCATCTGCTATAATCAAACATGGGTCTTTATTCATGTGTGCTTTGATACTGCAAATAAATCAGGTTGGTtcttgcaacaacaacaacaacaaaaaaatgtaagtaAGGTAACAATCTGGTGTCAAAGGAAATGATTTAAAGTTACCTTGAAGACATCACATAAATGCCACTGAAAGAAATGACCGCTAGACATCCCCACGGGTCTCCGCACGACAAAGCCCAGCAAAAATGAACTTGTTTGAAGTCATTAAAAACAGTGAGAAAGAGGATAAGATGCAGGCAATGTCACATCTCAATATTCCGACTTTGTTCCATTGCGCAGGATCGTTTTGGAGAAGTGAGATTTAGCGAACTGGAGACGGATTTAGAGAGAAAATCCCTCACATGTATCTACATTACACAGACATTTTCAACAGGAAACAGCTGGGGCAGCATTTGCCTTCTCCTCATCCTAAGTTATTCATTAAGGATTTTGGGCACATATTCAAATAACGTCATCATTTATACTTTTCTTAGAATGGGATTGAATTTTGATCTCTTTAAGTCTTGGACCCATACCATCCGCTCTTCTCAAAGCTTGTTACGTGTAGAAATCTCATGGATGAGTTGTTATAGGCGTTGGAAAATATAATTATTGTCCATGAAGCTCGTGCGTAATTTATGTGGCACATGTAGGCTATGTgtcttcatattcatcatctatTGCATACATATCTATCTCCAACTTTTGATTTAGTGGGCTTATTCATCATCTATTACATACATATCTATCTCCAACTTTTGATTTAGTGGGCTTATTCATCATCTATTACATACATATCTATCTCCAACTTTTGATTTAGTGGGCTTATTCATCATCATGATTGAAATATCTTCATAAACTAGAATATTTGAGTGTTTATGTACAGTGCACACACAGTCAGCAGTTTTAATGGATAGCCTGCACATTGGTCTCGTTTTTCATACAATTCATATATGTTTATATTCATATATGTGAATATCACCCCTTACCTCAAATCATCAGGATTTAAAATCCCACATCTAACCACCTGATTATTCATGTAGTTTTATACGTGTAGTTTTAAATATCCTCTTGTTAGGTCTATCTGCGAACACCATGGCAATACATCTAATTTTACAATGCAAATATTATGACCACTCAGTGTTAGTCACTGAACACTGCATTGCCACTTGACAGATCAAATGTGGGCCTTTTCCCAATCTGTGAATCTGCACCTTGCTCTCCCCTTGAATTGACATGTGTCTCAGTATCTGTTGACAACAGCACTCTTTCCATGGAAAATATGTATGCCCTTGAATAGGACAATCCTCTTTTTCCCAATAAAGGACAGTGTTTTGAAAGACCACTGCCTAATTGTCCCAGGGCTTAAAGAGGGTTGATTTCACCAGCAGAGATAAGAGATCAGCACTGATCCAATCACTAAACAGGAGATCAGTGCTGACCCAATCATAAAGCAGGACATCAGCAGCACAGATCCAGTTAGCTCAGACAGTGTCAGCACATCACATAAACAAGGACGTATCCAGAGAGGGCAGTGCGTGGACACAAACAGGCAAAGATGACACCTTATAATGCCATCAAAGTGGGTCACAACATGCAAGCACATTCAAAGACGTCACAGGGTGTATGAGGACATTCAATTTACCTATTTAATCCTAATATGGGCAGATAGTGACGACATTCATATACCGTTTTGACTCAATGCAATATGTTATGCATAACAATATTACCCGTGTTAAGTGGATGAGCCTCAGCAGGGAATAAACGGTTTCAAGATGCCTCGATAACTATGATCAAGACCAACATCCTATCCACCCCAAAGGCTACTGCACCTGGATTAGCCACAGCTCCAGCAGATTGGGTGTATTGTCATAACCTTtaattcagtctctctctcttcagttcaGAACATTGGGGCATTATCATCCAACATGCTGAATGGCACAAAACAGGAGCACAATGCACCATACACATTTTCACTCCCTGCTGTGTATTGCATCATGGTAACGAGTAACCCTATAAGAGTAAACGATGATGCACCCCTGATTAAAGACAAAGCTGCTTGAGCTGACCTTGTCAAATCAGAGCATGCAAAATAAAACTCCTCTGGTTCCAAGAAACGTACATAAACCTTGTGTTTAAAATCAGTGTTTTCTGATGAAAAGCTCATCTAATTTGGCAACCCTTTCCTCAGGTGATTATAAGTCCCACTTCCATGAACAGTGACAAATATGACTATTATCATTACTACTGGGGTATGGCTATAATGATGGCCTGTTCTTGTCTGATTATCCCCCAAtgcagtagtagactgaccttcCTTTCCTTCTCCTGCCCACTCTAATATGCAGCACTCAGGGTTGTACCTctgccagctctctctctctctctgtctccctctctgtctctcttattctccctttctttctgtctatctgcccttctctctctctctctctctctctctctctctctctctctctctcccttgctctcccctctctctatctatctttatctttctctctctctctctctttctctctctcttccgcccCCTTGAACTCATTGACCAGGAAAAGGCTTGTTTTCACTCACAGGGATTCTGGACAGAGAGGAGATGTTGACAGCATCCTCTGTCTGGACTGACCTGCCAAACAGCCAGGCCAGAGGTAAAGACAATGGTCCAGCATACAGTTGAGTATATGAGAAAGATAAGCATTTAAAGTTCACATGAGGACACACAGGGGGCTGAGAGAGCAGTTAGACTCTGTGCTCTCAACCCTGTTTCATTATTCTCCTTCATAGCATTGATCTTAATTGGGGTGAACTATTCCCTCTTGATTAGTTTGAGATGGCTCTGTGAGTTAGGCCGTACTTTTCTGATCAGTGATTTCAACCCAAAAATCTTCATATGAACTAAGCAAACTAAGCTATTCattgtgtgagagagggggtaattatgtttttttttctcagtaTTTAATCTACTCAGTGATGTGGAGTGGGTTTAAATGAAAAAGAGGGGTGTGGTGCTGATGCGTGTGCATGGGATATCAAAATCATATTTCGGTGCCATACCATGTCTGTTCATATGGAAGAAATAAAGGTGCGTCATGGAGCAGCAGAGCGAGAGGGGTGCTTGTTTTGATACTTGCCGTTGCCGCAGCAACATGTAGGGGTCACAAATGTTTCGGTGAAGCGGGCAGGAAATTCCATGGCGCCTGTTGATGATCAAATCCCAATTTAAATACTGTTCTATGATAGTTTAACTATCCATGTCAGATTGATGAACATGCTTGATTCTAGTAAGAGAACGTTTTCAGAAATAGCCTAGTGTTCTCAGAAGGAGGGTTGCACAATTCCacgaactttcaataaattccctggttttccaaaAATTATGGTTGGAGGATTCCCGGagtcaggagggaataagcaggaagtCCGCACTccttcaaccaggatttctggaaaaccaaggaatttattgaaagttcctggaATTATGAAACCCTACTCTACCCGACATTCAGAAATCATGTAAACAAAGCAAATAATACACAACTACCAGGGTATCGGGTCAATATCTCTGGAAATTGTGATACAGGAGAAAGCTATTCCTCAACTTGCAGGATCGCAGTTCTATTATTAAAAGCCATGTATTTATTATCAATGTTTAATAATGCTGTCATTATTTAGTCACTGTCAAAATGCCAAAACTCTCTCTTTTAAGACACATAGGAACGTCCCTCTGAGACTATTCATCCTATCAACGTCAACGTGCTTACAGACACAGGATTCTGTCAAAACAGTGAACACTGCAAATCCTGGGTGATGCAATCATACCAATACAATTCAAGTATGCACAAGTTGCCAGTAGTTCAACGAGTGCTCTTGATGTAGGAAAAAAACTGAGAAACATAGCTTTTTAATTACCGTAAGCTGTCTATGCCCCACCACACTACACTCTCAGAGGACCCCCTCTAAGTAAGAAACCTGTTAATTCTGTAAGTATCCCTATAGAGAAGTACTCCCTCCTGCAGAAAGCCCTGTCAGCAGAGTGAACGTGTTTGTGTGAAACATGTATGGGAAGctctcaatcaaatgtatttccaaagccctttgtacatcagccgatgtcacaaagtgctatacagaaacccagcctaaaaccccaaacagcaagcaatgcagatgtagaagcacggtggctaggaaaaactccctagaaaggcaggaacctaggaagaagcctagagaggaaccaggctccaaggggtggccattcctcttctggctgtgccaggttgagaatataacagtacatggccaagatgttcaaacgttcatagatgaccagcagggtcaaataacaataataatcacagtggttgtagtggatgcaacaggtcagcacctcaggagtaaatgtcagttggcttttcatagccaagcattcagagttagagacagcaggtgcggtagagagagagcgagtcgaaaacagcaggtccgggacaaggtagcacgtccggtgaacaggtcagggttccatagccgcaggcagaacagttgaaactggagcagcagcacaaccaggtgggctggggacagcaaggagtgatcaggccagatagtcctgaggcatggtcccatggctcaggtcctccaggaggggagggagagggagagagagagaattagagggagtatACTTAAATTtccacaggacaccggataagacaggagaaatactccagaaataacagactgaccctagccccaatcccacaggacactggatagcataaatactggaggctgagacaggagggttcgggagacactgtggccccgttcgacgatacccccggacagagccaaccaggcaggatataaccccacccactttgccaaagcacagcccccacaccacaagagggatatcttcaaaccaccaacttactaccctgagacaaggctgagtatagcccacgaagatctcccccacggcacgaacccgaggggggcgccaaacccggacaggaagatcacgtcagtgactcaacccactcaagtgatgcacccctcctaggtacGGGATGGAACagtaccagtaagccagtgactcagtccccataatagggttagagacagagaatcctggtggagagaggggaaccggccaggcagcgacagcaagggcggttcgttgctctaatgcctttccgttcaccttcacacccctgggccagactacactcaatcataggacctactgaagagatgagtcttcaataaagacttagagagatcagggtccagagtaacgccgaggtccttcacagttttatttgagacgactgtacaaccatcaaaataaattgtcagatccaacagaagacctctttgtttcttgggacataGAACTAGCATatttgttttgtccgagtttaatagtaaaacatttgcctccatccacttccttatgtctgaaacacaggcttccatggagggcaattttggggattcaccatgtttcattgaaatgtacagctgtgtatcgtccgcatagcagtgaaagttaacattatgtttccgaataacatcaccaagaggtaaaatatatagtgtaaactatagtggtcctaaaacagaaccttgaggaacaacaacacttacagttactttgtcagaggacaagctatccacagagacaaactgatatctttccgacagataagatctaaaccaggccagaacttgtctgtgtagaccaatttgggtttccaatctctccaaaagaatgtcatgattgatggtgtcaaaagcagcactaaggtcttgGAGCACGAGgccagatgcagagccttagtctgacgccattaaaaggttatTTCCCACCTTCACGAgggcagtctcagtgctatgatggggtctaaaaccagactgaagcgttttgtatacattgtcttcaggaaggcagtgagttgctgcgctaCAGCTTTTTCTaccatttttgagaggaatgggagattcaatataggccgatagtttttgaTATTTTCTGGTTTGGCTTTTTcaggagaggctttattactgccacttttagtgagtttggtacacatctggtggatagggagctgtttattatgttcaacataggagggccaagcacaggaagttcTGACAGAGCAGTTCACTCCTCACGGTATGATAGAGTGGCTTGGGGGTAAGGGGGTAACCATCCACTGCTCACTCCCTGGCGGagggtgttgggggggggggggggtactcctCTGCCTGCTGCCTGGCTCAGAGTATGTCCAGGGAAGAGGCTCTGCCAGGCCTCAATTATGGGGGAGTCATCCAGGACACACTGAAGCAATTACAGGCCCATATAAATCAATATGCTGCTGGTTTAAAAAGTGATCTGCTCCCAACACTCTCTGGATAGGGTCTGACTCAGGAGGTCAGCTTAGATTTTTCTGTTGAGTTCTTCATAACAATTTTTTGAAACTGGGCAGAGACTCTTCCTGCCTGTTGAACTAGGTTGAATTGGCATGGACTGGGCTTTCAGATTTATTTTACGATCAGGTGGGCAATGCTGGGCATGGACTATGGCTGCAGTTTGCTCTTAGATCAGGTTAGAGGGTTTCATTTCTGGTTGACATCAAGTTTAAGGGGCTCTTATTTCAGACAAGTCCATTTCAAATCAAACGGTTGGAATCGTTTTAGAGTTCAGATTGAGGTCAAGTTGGACAGCATTTTTGGTTCCCTGTGTTTTATTTTCCATTGGTTCTGCTGCGCTCCTATGTAGTAATAGTTCGCAACACACGTGTACTCATATTGTGGGTTGTCTCCAAAGATAGCATCTGAGGCATCATCAAAATTAAGTTGTCAAATAATTTGTGTTGGTGGCTTTATCCATTAACTCATCATCTCTGCAAACCATATTACACAGTAACTAAGTCCTCCTTGCCTGGATCAACAGAATTGTGGCTTGTTTTGAGACACTGCACATGTATTAACCATTATACTGTACTCCCTCCTTGTGGTGCATTGAACACACTACATTTGTGGCAATGAACTGTTAATAACCCTCCAGTTCAGGAGATGGAGGTATGCACCTTCAGCCTTGGGTTCATTTTGATTTCCAATAAAGAAGTAGAAAACTAAGCACCTCATTGGCTGATATACCCGGAAGAGCAGAAGAATAAGACGTCAGACTTGGGTCACAGTGAAGTCACATGAGGCGTAATAAAATTTCCATCTCGCTTTTGCAGATTTTCAGTAAGATATTACTATTAAACAAAGTAATAGCGAGTTAACCGATAGTTTGCCAAAACGATAAAAACATGGACGAGGACGGTTTACCGATTGTGGGATCAGGAATTGATCTGACCAAGGTGAGTGTTTTCCGTAGCCGAAGTTATCTTGGTGGCTACTGTAGCTAAATTAGCCATGATAGCTTTTTGTTTTGTAAACAAGCTGAAGGACTCTCAGCCAAATAATGTAATCAAGTAAATGTTGTATCTAATGAGTATGTGTAGTAAATGTTTTGAACTCCCCAACTCTGTAAGTAAATAAACATAGCATTTTTCCCATGATACTGAATGATATGGTCACAGGTCCCAGCCATACAACAGAGGAGAGTCGTTGCCTATCTCAACCAGTTCATTGTGCACACTGTCCGCTTCCTCAATCGTTTTTCGACAGTTTGCGAAGAGAAACTTGCATGCATATCTCTTCGGGTACAGCAGATTGAAACTACCCTCAGCATTTTGGAAGCAAAGGTAGGTAACCCAGCTCCTGTATGTGTTTAGTATACAATACTATGACTTTACTCTTGTCTTTGATGTTGTTGTACTGTTATGTGCTTTGCTGCTCTGGGCATACCAATATGATAATGTCAGTGCGTCCTGATTTTGTTCTATGTAGCTATCCTCTATTCCTGGTTTGGAGGATGTCAGGGTGGAGGGTGTTGGTCAGCGGCCAGCTACAGAGGTCAATGGTCCAGTCGCAGTCGTGGTCCCAAGTCATCCAGAGACCCCTATAGCTGTGGCTGTGCCATTGCCACCTCCTGaggtacccccccccacacacacatacagtgccttcagaaagtatttatacccttgaattcaaaatggattacatatttttttatcctgcatctatacacaataccccataatgacaaagtgaaaacatgtttttagaaatgtttgctaatttattggaaattaaatacagaaatgtctcatttacataagtattctcacccttttgctatgacactccaaattgagctcaggtgca is part of the Salvelinus fontinalis isolate EN_2023a chromosome 39, ASM2944872v1, whole genome shotgun sequence genome and harbors:
- the LOC129838279 gene encoding WASH complex subunit 3, whose amino-acid sequence is MDEDGLPIVGSGIDLTKVPAIQQRRVVAYLNQFIVHTVRFLNRFSTVCEEKLACISLRVQQIETTLSILEAKLSSIPGLEDVRVEGVGQRPATEVNGPVAVVVPSHPETPIAVAVPLPPPEASPNITEPRAAEAAGDSWVTVAKDPRYARYLKMVQVGVPVMAIKNKMVQEGLDPKLLDTPDAPVSDAVKKKTLDQDDDSDDGSESSFSD